One Vibrio neonatus genomic window carries:
- the iscX gene encoding Fe-S cluster assembly protein IscX, producing MKWTDSRDIAIELVEQFPELDPKTVRFTDLHQWILDLEEFDDEPNHSNEKILEAIILCWLDEAD from the coding sequence ATGAAATGGACAGACAGCCGTGATATTGCTATTGAGTTAGTCGAACAGTTTCCAGAATTGGACCCTAAAACGGTACGCTTTACAGACTTACATCAATGGATATTAGATCTAGAAGAGTTTGATGATGAACCAAATCATTCGAATGAAAAAATTCTAGAAGCCATCATCCTTTGCTGGCTAGATGAAGCAGATTAA
- the fdx gene encoding ISC system 2Fe-2S type ferredoxin: MPKIVVLPHDDLCPEGAVFEANSGETVLDVALKNGIGIEHACEKSCACTTCHVIVREGFDSLEESEELEDDMLDKAWGLEPESRLGCQAVVADEDLVVEIPRYTLNHASEDH, encoded by the coding sequence ATGCCTAAGATTGTAGTTTTACCCCATGATGATCTCTGTCCAGAAGGCGCTGTTTTTGAGGCTAATTCAGGTGAGACAGTATTAGATGTAGCTTTGAAAAATGGCATCGGCATCGAGCATGCTTGTGAGAAGTCTTGTGCTTGCACCACATGTCATGTGATTGTACGTGAAGGTTTTGATTCTCTTGAAGAGAGTGAAGAGCTAGAAGACGATATGTTAGATAAAGCGTGGGGCCTTGAGCCAGAGTCTCGCTTAGGTTGCCAAGCCGTAGTTGCAGATGAAGATCTTGTGGTTGAGATCCCTCGTTATACATTGAATCACGCTTCAGAAGATCACTAA
- the hscA gene encoding Fe-S protein assembly chaperone HscA — MPLLQIAEPGQSSAPHEHKLAAGIDLGTTNSLVASMRSGQASPLLDSEGRAILPSAVHYQADSVSVGYPAIDAAESDPQNTIISVKRLLGRSVADIKQRYPNLPYSIVDSENGLPILQTNNGSKNPIEVSADILRSLGRRAEKTLGGDLTGVVITVPAYFDDAQRAGTKDAAKLAGLNVLRLLNEPTAAAIAYGLDSAQEGVIAVYDLGGGTFDISILRLSKGVFEVLSTGGDSALGGDDFDHLLAEHIQNEMGLDAPTAEQTRILLNAAARTKIALSDSEQTQVSVLDWQGVISRETFDDLIRSLVKKTLMSCRRAIKDAEVSTDEVLEVVMVGGSTRTPLVRSMVGDFFDREPLTSINPDEVVAIGAAIQADILAGNKPDSDMLLLDVIPLSLGIETMGGLVEKIIPRNTTIPVARAQEFTTFKDGQTAMTVHTVQGEREMVDDCRSLAKFALKGIPPMAAGAAHIRVTYQVDADGLLSVTAMEKSTGVQSEIQVKPSYGLSDTEVTKMLKDSMAFAKEDMHARALAEQRVEADRVIEGLIAALQADGDELLSEQERTQLLSVIEDLIALRNSDNADAIEDGIKKTDKASQEFASRRMDKSIRQALSGQSVDDI, encoded by the coding sequence ATGCCATTACTTCAGATAGCAGAGCCGGGCCAAAGTTCTGCACCACACGAACACAAGCTTGCGGCAGGTATTGACCTTGGTACCACCAATTCACTGGTAGCTTCAATGCGCAGTGGTCAAGCTAGCCCGTTATTAGACTCTGAAGGTCGCGCTATATTGCCTTCAGCGGTGCATTACCAAGCTGATAGTGTCAGTGTTGGTTATCCAGCTATCGATGCTGCTGAAAGTGATCCGCAAAACACCATTATTTCAGTAAAGCGTCTGCTTGGTCGCTCTGTGGCTGATATCAAACAGCGCTACCCAAATTTACCGTATTCAATTGTGGATAGTGAGAATGGTTTACCTATCTTACAAACCAACAATGGCAGTAAAAACCCTATCGAAGTTTCGGCTGATATTCTGCGTAGCTTAGGGCGACGCGCCGAGAAAACATTAGGTGGCGATTTAACCGGAGTAGTCATTACCGTTCCGGCCTATTTTGATGACGCGCAACGTGCAGGCACTAAAGATGCCGCTAAACTGGCGGGCTTAAATGTCTTACGTCTACTGAATGAACCTACTGCCGCGGCGATTGCTTACGGCTTAGATTCTGCCCAAGAAGGTGTGATTGCGGTTTATGATTTAGGTGGCGGCACCTTTGATATTTCTATCTTGCGCTTATCGAAAGGCGTATTTGAAGTGCTTTCTACTGGCGGTGATTCTGCTCTCGGTGGTGATGACTTTGATCATCTCCTTGCCGAGCACATTCAAAATGAAATGGGATTAGACGCGCCAACTGCGGAACAAACCCGTATTTTGCTCAATGCTGCGGCGCGCACCAAAATTGCACTGTCGGATAGCGAACAAACTCAAGTTTCGGTACTTGATTGGCAAGGCGTGATCAGCCGAGAAACTTTCGACGATCTGATTCGTTCGCTAGTGAAGAAAACCCTGATGTCTTGTCGCCGCGCGATTAAAGACGCCGAAGTTAGCACCGATGAAGTGCTTGAAGTGGTTATGGTCGGCGGTTCAACTCGTACTCCTTTAGTGCGTTCAATGGTAGGTGATTTCTTTGATAGAGAGCCACTCACTAGCATTAATCCAGACGAAGTAGTCGCAATCGGCGCAGCCATTCAAGCGGATATTCTAGCAGGTAATAAACCTGACTCAGACATGCTGTTACTTGACGTTATTCCACTTTCTCTTGGCATTGAAACCATGGGTGGCTTAGTGGAAAAAATCATTCCGCGTAACACCACTATTCCGGTTGCTAGAGCACAAGAATTTACCACATTCAAAGATGGTCAAACGGCCATGACAGTGCACACCGTACAAGGTGAGCGCGAGATGGTTGATGATTGCCGCTCGTTAGCTAAGTTTGCCTTAAAAGGCATTCCACCAATGGCGGCAGGTGCGGCGCATATTCGAGTCACTTACCAAGTGGATGCGGATGGTTTACTGTCTGTTACTGCGATGGAAAAAAGCACGGGTGTGCAATCAGAGATCCAAGTTAAGCCTTCTTACGGCTTGAGCGATACTGAAGTCACCAAGATGCTGAAAGATTCAATGGCGTTTGCCAAAGAAGACATGCACGCTAGAGCGTTAGCTGAGCAGCGCGTAGAAGCGGATCGTGTTATTGAAGGTCTGATTGCGGCGCTGCAAGCGGACGGTGATGAGTTATTGAGTGAGCAAGAGCGCACTCAGCTACTTAGCGTTATTGAAGATTTGATCGCATTGCGTAATAGTGACAACGCCGATGCAATCGAAGATGGAATTAAGAAGACGGATAAAGCAAGCCAAGAGTTTGCATCTCGTCGTATGGATAAATCGATTCGCCAGGCGTTATCTGGCCAGTCAGTAGATGATATATAG
- the hscB gene encoding co-chaperone HscB, giving the protein MNHFELFGLPTQFTVDGGLLSSQFRELQRRFHPDKFATASERDRLMAVQKAATINDAYQTLKSPISRAEYILAENQHDIRAEQQTMQDPLFLMQQMELREELEEIGDSDSAEDRLFDFAEKVSKMHKQQLQVVEQQLNNEDWVAAADSVRKLKFIAKLLVEIERLEERLLG; this is encoded by the coding sequence ATGAACCACTTCGAACTATTTGGGCTACCGACACAATTTACAGTGGATGGTGGCCTTCTTTCTTCTCAATTTAGAGAATTACAGCGTCGTTTTCATCCCGATAAATTTGCTACCGCTTCCGAACGAGATCGACTCATGGCCGTTCAGAAAGCAGCGACCATCAATGACGCTTATCAAACCCTAAAAAGCCCCATCTCTCGCGCAGAATATATCTTGGCCGAAAACCAACATGATATTCGTGCCGAGCAACAAACCATGCAAGACCCTCTATTTTTAATGCAACAAATGGAATTAAGGGAAGAGCTTGAAGAGATCGGTGACAGTGATAGCGCTGAAGATCGGTTGTTTGATTTTGCAGAGAAAGTCTCCAAAATGCACAAACAGCAATTGCAGGTTGTTGAGCAGCAATTGAATAATGAAGATTGGGTTGCAGCTGCAGATAGCGTAAGAAAGCTCAAGTTTATCGCTAAATTATTAGTAGAAATCGAACGATTAGAAGAAAGACTACTCGGTTAG
- the iscA gene encoding iron-sulfur cluster assembly protein IscA, translated as MAITMTETAAERVRAFLDSRGKGFGLRLGIKTTGCSGMAYVLEFVDEVNEEDSVFDHEGVKVVIDAKSLVYLDGTELDYVKEGLNEGFEFNNPNAKSECGCGESFNV; from the coding sequence ATGGCCATCACAATGACAGAAACTGCGGCAGAGCGCGTTAGAGCTTTTCTAGACAGCCGAGGCAAAGGTTTCGGCTTACGTTTAGGTATAAAGACTACCGGCTGTTCAGGTATGGCGTATGTGCTTGAATTCGTAGACGAAGTAAACGAAGAAGACAGTGTCTTCGATCACGAAGGCGTGAAAGTTGTAATCGATGCCAAGAGCCTTGTATACCTTGATGGTACAGAGTTAGATTACGTAAAAGAAGGTCTTAACGAAGGATTTGAATTCAACAATCCAAACGCTAAGAGTGAATGTGGTTGCGGCGAGAGCTTCAACGTTTAA
- the iscU gene encoding Fe-S cluster assembly scaffold IscU, with the protein MAYSEKVIDHYENPRNVGSFDKEDPNVGSGMVGAPACGDVMKLQIKVTPEGIIEDAKFKTYGCGSAIASSSLVTEWVKGKTVDEAAAIKNSEIADELELPPVKVHCSILAEDAIKAAVSDYKKKHQE; encoded by the coding sequence ATGGCTTACAGTGAAAAAGTAATAGACCACTACGAAAACCCACGCAACGTTGGTTCTTTTGATAAAGAAGATCCAAACGTAGGTAGCGGTATGGTAGGTGCACCCGCGTGTGGTGACGTAATGAAACTGCAGATCAAAGTGACCCCAGAGGGCATTATTGAAGATGCAAAATTCAAAACTTACGGTTGTGGTAGTGCCATTGCTTCAAGTTCACTTGTTACTGAGTGGGTAAAAGGCAAAACGGTAGACGAAGCGGCTGCAATTAAAAACTCTGAAATTGCTGACGAGTTAGAGCTGCCACCTGTTAAGGTGCACTGTTCTATCCTTGCAGAAGATGCGATTAAAGCAGCAGTATCAGATTACAAGAAAAAACATCAAGAGTAA
- a CDS encoding IscS subfamily cysteine desulfurase, protein MKLPIYLDYSATCPVDERVAKKMFQHMTMDGNFGNPASRSHRYGWQAEEAVDTARENIADLLNADPREIVFTSGATESDNLAIKGAAHFYSKKGKHIITCKTEHKAVLDTCRQLEREGFEVTYLQPEPNGLIDLNKLKDAIREDTILVSIMHVNNEIGVIQDITSIGEMCRERKITFHVDAAQSAGKLPIDVQEMKVDLISLSAHKVYGPKGIGALYVRRKPRIRLEAQMHGGGHERGFRSGTLPTHQIVGMGEAFRIAKLEMEQDYQHALTLRNRLMDKIKGLEAVTVNGDLEQRVPNNLNVSFAFVEGESLLMSLKDLAVSSGSACTSASLEPSYVLRALGLNDELAHSSVRFSFGRYTTEEEIDHAAEQICTAVTKLRDISPLWDMYKEGIDLDTVEWAHH, encoded by the coding sequence ATGAAACTGCCAATTTATTTAGACTACTCAGCAACTTGCCCAGTCGATGAACGTGTTGCGAAGAAGATGTTCCAGCATATGACGATGGATGGTAACTTCGGTAACCCTGCCTCTCGTTCACATCGATATGGATGGCAAGCAGAAGAAGCGGTCGACACGGCGCGTGAGAATATCGCAGATTTATTGAATGCAGATCCTCGTGAAATCGTATTTACATCTGGTGCAACCGAGTCTGATAACCTTGCGATTAAAGGTGCTGCGCATTTCTATTCTAAGAAAGGCAAGCACATTATTACTTGTAAAACAGAACATAAAGCAGTTTTAGATACATGCCGCCAATTAGAGCGTGAAGGCTTTGAGGTGACTTACCTGCAGCCAGAACCTAATGGCCTAATTGATCTAAACAAGCTAAAAGATGCCATTCGCGAAGACACCATTCTTGTTTCTATCATGCATGTAAACAACGAAATTGGCGTTATTCAAGACATCACTTCAATTGGTGAAATGTGTCGCGAACGCAAAATTACTTTCCACGTAGATGCCGCGCAATCAGCGGGTAAACTGCCTATCGACGTTCAAGAAATGAAAGTGGATCTTATCTCTCTTTCAGCACATAAAGTCTACGGTCCGAAAGGGATTGGCGCACTTTATGTTCGTCGTAAACCACGTATTCGCCTAGAAGCGCAAATGCACGGTGGCGGTCATGAGCGTGGTTTCCGTTCTGGCACATTACCGACTCATCAAATTGTCGGTATGGGTGAAGCATTCCGTATCGCTAAGCTAGAAATGGAACAAGATTACCAACACGCACTAACGCTACGTAACCGTTTGATGGATAAAATCAAAGGTCTTGAAGCCGTGACTGTGAATGGTGATCTTGAGCAACGTGTACCAAACAACTTGAACGTAAGCTTTGCTTTTGTTGAAGGTGAGTCTCTGCTTATGTCATTAAAAGACTTAGCGGTTTCTTCAGGTTCTGCATGTACTTCGGCAAGCCTTGAACCTTCATACGTACTTCGTGCTTTAGGTTTAAATGACGAACTTGCACACAGTTCTGTACGCTTCTCCTTTGGTCGTTACACCACTGAAGAAGAAATCGACCACGCTGCTGAGCAGATTTGCACAGCGGTAACTAAATTACGCGACATATCTCCACTTTGGGATATGTACAAGGAAGGCATTGATTTGGACACTGTAGAGTGGGCACATCACTAA
- the iscR gene encoding Fe-S cluster assembly transcriptional regulator IscR gives MKLTSKGRYAVTAMLDVALHSQCGPVPLADISERQGISLSYLEQLFSKLRKAGLVASVRGPGGGYNLGKEAQFIAIGTIISAVDESVEATRCNGKASCQGGVRCLTHTLWRDLSSRISDFLNNITLGELMQDNEVLEISGRQDMDLASNHGFSSRSIAEAIGINVRS, from the coding sequence ATGAAGCTTACATCGAAAGGAAGATATGCCGTAACCGCCATGCTTGATGTAGCATTGCATTCTCAGTGTGGCCCAGTACCACTGGCCGATATATCGGAGCGCCAAGGTATATCTCTCTCTTATTTGGAGCAGTTGTTTTCAAAGCTGCGTAAAGCAGGTTTAGTAGCAAGTGTTCGAGGTCCTGGTGGCGGTTATAATTTGGGCAAAGAAGCGCAATTTATCGCTATTGGCACTATTATCTCAGCGGTTGATGAGTCTGTAGAAGCGACTCGTTGTAACGGTAAAGCTAGTTGTCAGGGAGGCGTACGTTGTCTTACTCATACCCTGTGGCGAGATTTGAGTTCTCGAATTAGCGATTTTTTAAACAACATCACCTTAGGTGAGTTGATGCAAGATAATGAAGTTTTAGAAATTTCAGGTCGCCAAGACATGGATTTAGCGTCAAATCATGGATTTAGCTCTAGATCAATTGCAGAAGCCATCGGCATCAATGTCCGCTCATAG
- the trmJ gene encoding tRNA (cytosine(32)/uridine(32)-2'-O)-methyltransferase TrmJ: protein MLQNVKVVLVGTSHPGNIGSAARAMKVMGLKQLVLVDPQCEIDDQTMALAAGADDVVNNAQIFSTMQEAVADCALVVGSSARSRTLNWPMLEPRECGVKFVQEGTYSQVALVFGRERTGLTNDELQLCQYHVAIPANPEYSSLNLAMAVQTLCYEVRMAFLESDKAQYPESEPAVYSRHNELEMFYQHLENVLVDTQFIEKDKPNQVMSKLRRLFSRARPEAQEINILRGVLTAVQKEISHKK, encoded by the coding sequence ATGTTACAAAACGTCAAAGTGGTGTTGGTGGGAACCTCTCACCCAGGAAATATCGGCTCAGCAGCAAGAGCAATGAAAGTGATGGGACTCAAGCAACTGGTGTTGGTTGATCCTCAATGTGAAATAGACGATCAAACCATGGCGTTAGCCGCCGGCGCGGATGATGTGGTGAACAATGCTCAGATCTTTTCCACTATGCAAGAAGCTGTCGCAGACTGCGCCCTTGTCGTAGGTTCTAGTGCGCGTTCTCGTACCTTAAACTGGCCTATGCTTGAACCGCGTGAGTGTGGTGTTAAGTTTGTACAAGAAGGAACTTATTCACAAGTTGCATTAGTGTTTGGCCGTGAAAGAACGGGCCTGACGAACGATGAATTACAGCTTTGCCAATACCATGTCGCAATCCCTGCTAACCCAGAGTACAGCTCATTAAACTTAGCAATGGCGGTGCAAACCCTTTGTTATGAAGTGCGTATGGCCTTTCTTGAAAGTGACAAAGCTCAGTACCCAGAGAGTGAGCCTGCTGTTTATTCAAGACACAATGAGCTAGAAATGTTCTATCAACACCTTGAAAATGTCCTTGTTGATACCCAGTTTATTGAAAAGGATAAACCAAATCAGGTAATGAGTAAGCTGAGAAGACTGTTTAGTCGTGCTCGTCCTGAAGCCCAAGAAATCAACATTTTACGTGGCGTACTGACCGCAGTACAAAAGGAAATATCGCACAAAAAATAA
- the suhB gene encoding inositol-1-monophosphatase translates to MHPMLNIAIRAARKAGNHIAKSLETADKIEVSLKGENDFMTNINKDAEHVIIDTIKSSYPDHSIVAEESGLTTGKDDAVQWIIDPLDGTNNFVKGIPHFAVSIAVRINGKTEVACVYDPMLNELFTAQRGAGAQLNNSRIRVKQLKDLQGTVLATGFPFKQKQHSESYFKIMSSLFTEVADFRRTGSPALDLCYLAANRVDGYFELGLKPWDLAAGDLIAREAGVILTDFAGGTDYMKSGNIVGSSARGVKNILRHIRENANEGMLK, encoded by the coding sequence ATGCATCCTATGCTAAATATCGCTATTCGCGCTGCGCGAAAAGCTGGCAATCATATTGCGAAATCTCTAGAAACTGCTGACAAGATTGAAGTCTCGCTAAAAGGCGAAAATGACTTTATGACTAACATCAATAAAGACGCAGAACATGTGATTATCGATACCATCAAGTCTTCTTACCCTGACCACAGCATTGTTGCTGAAGAGTCTGGTTTGACTACTGGTAAAGATGACGCAGTTCAATGGATCATTGACCCACTGGATGGCACCAATAACTTCGTTAAGGGTATCCCACACTTCGCTGTATCTATTGCTGTTCGCATCAATGGTAAAACAGAAGTTGCTTGTGTTTATGACCCAATGCTTAACGAGCTATTCACTGCACAACGCGGTGCTGGCGCTCAGCTAAACAACTCTCGCATCCGCGTAAAACAACTTAAAGATCTTCAAGGTACTGTGCTTGCTACTGGCTTCCCATTCAAGCAAAAACAACACTCTGAATCTTACTTTAAAATCATGAGCTCTCTATTTACCGAAGTAGCTGACTTCCGTCGCACCGGTTCTCCTGCTCTTGACCTATGTTACCTTGCAGCTAACCGTGTTGATGGTTACTTTGAACTTGGCCTTAAGCCTTGGGATCTTGCTGCTGGCGACCTTATCGCTCGTGAAGCTGGCGTGATTCTTACTGACTTTGCTGGCGGTACTGATTACATGAAGTCTGGCAACATTGTTGGCTCTAGTGCTCGCGGCGTTAAAAACATTCTTCGTCATATCCGTGAAAACGCAAACGAAGGTATGTTGAAGTAA
- the glmM gene encoding phosphoglucosamine mutase, with protein MSKRRYFGTDGIRGKVGQYPITPDFVLKLGWAAGRVLAKQGTKKVIIGKDTRISGYMLESALEAGLAAAGLKATLTGPMPTPAVAYLTQTFRAEAGIVISASHNPYYDNGIKFFSSEGTKLPDDIELAIEAELDKDIECVESALLGKAARMTDAAGRYIEFCKSTFPSAANLSSLKIVVDCAHGATYHIAPNVFKELGAELVLMGCEPNGLNINEEVGATDVRALQAKVVEEKADLGLAFDGDGDRIIMVDHKGNKVDGDQIAYIIARDALRRGELKGGVVGTLMTNLGMENGLKQLGIPFSRAAVGDRYVMEQLKEKGWSIGAENSGHVILLDKVTTGDAIVAALQVLASIVDSGMNLFDLSQGMTLYPQELVNVRFSGESDPMQLEVVLDSVAQAEQELGDKGRVLLRKSGTEPLIRVMVEGEDGELVLNLANRIADTVRENC; from the coding sequence ATGTCTAAAAGACGTTATTTTGGTACTGATGGTATTCGCGGAAAAGTTGGGCAATACCCAATCACTCCTGATTTTGTATTAAAACTGGGCTGGGCTGCTGGCCGCGTGCTAGCAAAACAAGGCACGAAAAAAGTCATTATTGGTAAAGATACGCGCATCTCTGGTTACATGCTTGAATCTGCTCTTGAAGCGGGTTTAGCGGCCGCAGGTCTTAAAGCGACCTTGACTGGCCCAATGCCAACCCCTGCCGTGGCATATTTAACGCAGACTTTCCGCGCTGAAGCCGGCATCGTAATTTCCGCTTCGCATAACCCATACTATGACAACGGTATTAAGTTCTTCTCATCAGAAGGCACAAAACTTCCTGATGATATCGAGCTTGCTATTGAAGCTGAGCTGGATAAAGACATCGAGTGTGTTGAGTCTGCATTGCTTGGTAAAGCGGCGCGCATGACAGATGCCGCGGGTCGTTATATCGAATTTTGTAAAAGTACTTTCCCAAGTGCAGCAAACCTCTCTAGCTTAAAGATCGTGGTGGATTGTGCACATGGCGCCACCTATCACATCGCTCCTAATGTATTTAAAGAGCTAGGCGCTGAGCTTGTATTGATGGGCTGTGAGCCAAACGGTCTTAACATCAACGAAGAAGTTGGTGCTACTGATGTTCGCGCACTACAAGCTAAAGTGGTTGAAGAGAAAGCGGATCTTGGTCTGGCTTTTGATGGTGACGGTGACCGCATCATTATGGTCGATCACAAAGGCAATAAAGTGGATGGCGACCAAATCGCTTACATCATTGCTCGTGATGCACTGCGTCGCGGTGAGCTAAAAGGTGGTGTAGTGGGAACACTAATGACTAACCTTGGTATGGAAAATGGTCTTAAGCAATTAGGCATTCCATTCTCTCGCGCAGCAGTCGGCGACCGTTATGTCATGGAGCAGTTGAAAGAAAAAGGCTGGAGCATTGGCGCTGAAAACTCAGGCCACGTTATTCTATTAGATAAAGTGACTACTGGTGATGCAATTGTAGCAGCACTGCAAGTATTGGCTTCTATTGTAGATAGCGGAATGAACTTGTTTGACTTGTCACAAGGCATGACTCTTTACCCGCAAGAGCTTGTCAACGTACGTTTCTCTGGTGAATCAGATCCAATGCAACTTGAAGTGGTGCTAGATTCAGTCGCACAAGCTGAGCAAGAGCTAGGTGACAAAGGTCGAGTATTACTGCGTAAGTCAGGTACTGAGCCATTGATTCGAGTTATGGTGGAAGGTGAAGATGGTGAGCTTGTATTAAACCTTGCTAACCGTATTGCTGATACTGTTCGCGAAAATTGCTAA
- the folP gene encoding dihydropteroate synthase, with translation MILSNGNKQLNLATPQVMGILNVTPDSFSDGGKYNQIEDALTQARKMIAAGASIIDIGGESTRPNAPEVSLAQELQRVIPVIKALRAESDVWISIDTSKAEVMLQAADAGADLINDVRALQEPGALEAAAKSGLPICLMHMQGQPKTMQLNPQYDDLLSEVSQFLDERILACEKVGISRDKLILDPGFGFGKTLQNNYHLLERLHEFHRFNMPILAGMSRKSMVFKLLDKAPADCVSGSVACAVIAAQKGAQIIRVHDVAETVDAVRVVNFMNSLK, from the coding sequence ATGATTCTTAGTAACGGAAACAAACAACTCAACCTTGCCACACCTCAAGTGATGGGCATACTCAATGTCACTCCAGACTCTTTTTCTGACGGTGGCAAATACAATCAAATCGAAGACGCTCTTACCCAAGCTAGAAAAATGATCGCCGCAGGTGCTAGCATTATCGATATTGGTGGTGAATCAACTCGTCCCAACGCTCCAGAAGTGTCCCTTGCGCAAGAGTTGCAACGTGTTATCCCAGTGATTAAAGCGTTACGAGCAGAATCGGATGTGTGGATATCCATTGATACCAGCAAAGCGGAAGTAATGCTGCAAGCCGCTGATGCTGGCGCTGATTTGATTAATGATGTTAGAGCACTGCAAGAGCCGGGAGCGTTAGAGGCTGCCGCCAAATCTGGTTTGCCGATTTGCTTAATGCATATGCAGGGGCAACCCAAAACCATGCAGCTTAATCCCCAATATGATGATTTACTTTCTGAAGTGTCTCAGTTTTTAGATGAGCGTATTTTGGCATGTGAAAAAGTGGGCATAAGTCGTGACAAATTGATCCTTGATCCAGGATTTGGGTTTGGTAAAACTTTACAGAATAACTACCATCTATTAGAGCGACTTCACGAGTTTCACCGCTTTAATATGCCAATATTGGCGGGGATGTCTAGAAAGTCTATGGTATTTAAACTGCTAGATAAAGCACCAGCAGATTGTGTGTCTGGCAGTGTCGCGTGCGCGGTTATTGCAGCACAAAAAGGCGCGCAAATTATTAGAGTTCACGATGTCGCAGAAACGGTTGATGCCGTGCGCGTGGTAAACTTTATGAATTCATTAAAATAA